Proteins from a genomic interval of Desulfovibrio desulfuricans DSM 642:
- a CDS encoding CBS and ACT domain-containing protein: MLILDWMQSKVISIPPTATLLQCRKLFKEHKINRLPVVDANNVVVGLISSSDVRSFAPNKSTGLEIIELLEIMSETKARDVMVVDPVTITYKSTIEQAAKRMIDRHVACLPVVNDEEKLVGIITGWDVFKALLDISGAEQPGVEVGFVVPYQPGTLRELLDRLKAHGMSIISVLSSASNDGMRQVKIRFKGPDAMSQNVALEQFRDHPGLRYWAREDEFYLKSNVDLG, from the coding sequence ATGCTGATACTCGACTGGATGCAATCCAAGGTAATTTCCATTCCGCCGACCGCAACCCTGCTCCAGTGCCGGAAGCTGTTCAAGGAACACAAAATAAACCGACTCCCTGTGGTTGACGCCAACAATGTTGTGGTTGGGCTCATCTCGTCTTCCGATGTCCGCAGTTTTGCTCCCAACAAGTCCACGGGGCTCGAAATCATTGAGCTTCTGGAAATCATGAGCGAAACCAAGGCCAGAGATGTCATGGTGGTCGACCCGGTGACCATCACGTACAAAAGCACGATTGAGCAGGCGGCCAAAAGGATGATCGACAGGCACGTTGCCTGCCTGCCCGTGGTGAACGACGAGGAAAAACTGGTGGGCATCATCACTGGCTGGGATGTGTTCAAGGCCTTGCTCGACATAAGCGGCGCAGAACAACCCGGCGTTGAGGTGGGCTTTGTAGTCCCCTATCAGCCGGGCACCCTGCGCGAACTGCTCGACAGGCTCAAGGCGCATGGCATGAGCATTATTTCTGTATTGTCGTCGGCTTCAAACGATGGCATGCGTCAAGTCAAGATACGTTTCAAAGGCCCCGATGCCATGTCGCAGAATGTTGCGCTTGAGCAGTTCCGCGACCATCCCGGCCTGCGTTACTGGGCGCGCGAGGACGAATTTTACCTTAAGTCCAACGTGGATCTGGGCTAA
- a CDS encoding Fe-S-containing hydro-lyase, with translation MSENQMKKIRAPFDEATARSLRAGDRVLISGTILAARDAAHKRLVDTLDKGEPLPVDLKSAVVYYVGPSPAKPGEVIGAAGPTTSGRMDAYTPRLLDQGLKGMIGKGYRKPEVVEAMKKHGVPYLAAVGGAGALIARSIKKYTVLAYEDLGPEAVAAMEVEDFPAIVVIDSTGDNYYETGQAPYRRS, from the coding sequence ATGTCGGAGAACCAGATGAAAAAAATACGCGCTCCTTTTGACGAAGCCACTGCGCGCTCACTGCGCGCGGGCGACCGGGTGCTGATCTCGGGCACCATTCTTGCCGCGCGGGATGCGGCTCACAAACGCCTGGTGGATACACTGGACAAAGGCGAACCCCTGCCCGTGGATCTGAAGAGCGCGGTGGTCTATTACGTGGGGCCAAGCCCTGCCAAACCCGGTGAAGTGATCGGCGCTGCCGGGCCAACCACCTCGGGCCGAATGGATGCCTATACCCCCCGCCTGCTTGATCAAGGCCTGAAAGGCATGATTGGCAAGGGATACCGCAAGCCTGAAGTGGTGGAAGCCATGAAAAAGCATGGCGTGCCCTACCTTGCCGCCGTGGGCGGTGCAGGCGCTCTGATCGCCCGCAGCATCAAAAAATATACGGTGCTGGCCTACGAAGACCTTGGCCCCGAAGCCGTGGCCGCCATGGAAGTGGAGGATTTTCCCGCCATTGTGGTCATCGACAGCACGGGCGACAACTACTACGAGACAGGGCAGGCCCCGTACAGACGATCCTGA
- a CDS encoding fumarate reductase, whose protein sequence is MALSRSPVDDRTRLDFWQAASGAVLALFVCVHLVLEGTVVLSPALTNGIAWLLEVTMLAQVAAPVIMLLILFHFYIAARKMPFRANELGVFVQHSKGLKEVDTWLWLVQVFTAIVILAGAFYHIYSVMTDLPINVAGSAKRLHSGWLAFYVFFLPCVILHTGIGVYRLAVKFGVCVKATRPAWRKWTWIVMGCYLLLGAAALTRVWFLG, encoded by the coding sequence ATGGCCTTGAGCAGATCCCCTGTCGATGACCGAACCCGCCTTGATTTCTGGCAAGCGGCTTCTGGCGCTGTACTGGCGCTGTTTGTATGTGTGCATCTTGTGCTGGAAGGAACAGTCGTCCTCAGCCCCGCACTGACCAACGGCATTGCATGGTTGCTTGAAGTCACCATGCTCGCGCAGGTGGCGGCCCCCGTCATCATGCTGCTGATCCTGTTCCACTTTTACATTGCGGCTCGCAAAATGCCCTTCCGCGCCAATGAGCTTGGCGTGTTTGTGCAGCACAGCAAGGGCCTTAAGGAAGTGGATACGTGGTTGTGGCTCGTGCAGGTTTTTACGGCCATCGTTATTCTGGCTGGCGCTTTCTACCACATTTACAGCGTCATGACAGACCTGCCCATCAATGTGGCGGGCAGCGCCAAGCGCCTGCACTCGGGCTGGCTGGCCTTCTACGTGTTCTTTCTGCCTTGCGTCATTCTGCATACGGGCATTGGCGTGTACCGCCTGGCCGTCAAGTTCGGCGTGTGCGTCAAGGCCACGCGCCCGGCGTGGCGCAAGTGGACCTGGATTGTCATGGGCTGTTATCTTCTGCTCGGCGCGGCGGCTCTGACCCGCGTGTGGTTCTTGGGATAG
- a CDS encoding fumarate reductase flavoprotein subunit: MRVFESDVLCIGAGLAGERVAVEAAQAGFSVICLSLVPPKRSHSSAAMGGMQAALGNSIMGEGDCPEVHFNDTVKGSDWGCDQEVARLFAETGPIAMREMAWMGVPWSRVVPGEHTYYKGGKPFQATEKKENEGLIHSRAFGGTAKWRTCYTSDGTGHAVLFTLDNRLLQLGVDVHDRMQAEALIHDGQRCMGCVARDLRTGELVGYFAKATLIATGGYGRIYRATTNAIICDGGGQITALETGVVPLGNMEAVQFHPTGTVPTDILVTEGCRGDGGTLLDVNEYRFMPDYEPEKAELASRDVVSRRMTEHMRKGLGVKSPYGEHLWLDIRHLGEKHITTNLREVYDISTHFLGVNPIHQLIPVRPTHHYSMGGVRINKDGHAYGLEGLFSAGEAACWDMHGFNRLGGNSLAETIVSGRIVGAKLVEFLKGYETVFSTQAMKDAATKVKERIAALLRGTGDDCYTLRNAMQGIMMEHVGIFRNGKDLEAGVAKLQELLERTKNMRLASGNIPGPNAELSMALRVPGMLKLALCTAYGALMRTESRGAHAREDYPERNDKEWLNRTLAYWKEGDTLPTLKYEPATPFYILPPGDRGYGGGKIITADISPEKIVPYAQQG; encoded by the coding sequence ATGCGAGTTTTTGAAAGCGATGTTCTTTGCATAGGCGCCGGCCTGGCTGGGGAACGCGTTGCCGTGGAAGCGGCGCAGGCGGGTTTCAGCGTTATCTGTCTTTCACTGGTGCCGCCCAAGCGGTCGCACTCGTCAGCCGCCATGGGCGGCATGCAGGCGGCGCTGGGCAACTCCATCATGGGCGAAGGCGACTGCCCCGAGGTGCACTTCAACGATACGGTCAAAGGCTCCGACTGGGGCTGCGACCAGGAAGTGGCCCGCCTGTTTGCCGAGACAGGCCCCATCGCCATGCGCGAAATGGCCTGGATGGGCGTTCCCTGGAGCCGCGTTGTGCCCGGCGAACACACCTACTACAAGGGCGGCAAGCCCTTTCAGGCAACGGAAAAAAAGGAAAACGAGGGGCTGATCCACTCCCGCGCCTTTGGCGGCACGGCCAAATGGCGCACCTGTTATACATCTGACGGCACAGGCCACGCCGTGCTGTTCACCCTTGATAACCGACTGCTGCAACTGGGCGTTGACGTGCACGACCGCATGCAGGCCGAGGCCCTGATTCACGATGGACAGCGCTGCATGGGCTGCGTTGCCCGCGACCTGCGCACCGGCGAACTGGTGGGCTATTTCGCCAAGGCAACCCTTATCGCCACGGGCGGTTATGGCCGTATTTACCGGGCCACCACCAATGCTATCATCTGCGACGGCGGCGGCCAGATCACGGCCCTTGAAACGGGCGTTGTGCCTCTGGGCAATATGGAAGCCGTGCAGTTCCACCCCACAGGCACCGTGCCCACGGACATTCTGGTCACAGAAGGCTGCCGCGGCGATGGCGGCACCCTGCTGGACGTGAACGAATACCGCTTTATGCCCGACTATGAGCCGGAAAAGGCGGAGCTTGCCTCGCGCGACGTCGTGTCGCGCCGCATGACTGAGCACATGCGCAAGGGCCTTGGCGTAAAAAGCCCCTATGGCGAGCACTTGTGGCTGGATATTCGCCATCTGGGCGAAAAACATATCACCACAAACCTGCGCGAAGTGTACGACATCTCAACGCACTTCCTGGGCGTAAACCCCATCCACCAGCTTATTCCTGTACGGCCCACCCACCACTACAGCATGGGCGGCGTACGCATCAACAAGGATGGGCACGCCTATGGCCTTGAAGGGCTTTTCTCCGCTGGCGAAGCAGCCTGCTGGGATATGCACGGCTTCAACCGCCTTGGCGGCAACTCGCTGGCCGAGACCATCGTTTCTGGCCGCATTGTGGGCGCAAAGCTGGTGGAATTCCTCAAAGGTTACGAAACTGTTTTCTCCACTCAGGCCATGAAGGACGCTGCCACCAAGGTCAAGGAGCGCATCGCTGCCCTGCTGCGCGGTACCGGTGACGACTGCTACACCCTGCGCAACGCCATGCAGGGCATCATGATGGAGCATGTGGGTATTTTCCGTAACGGCAAGGATCTGGAAGCAGGCGTTGCCAAGTTGCAGGAACTGCTGGAGCGCACCAAGAACATGCGGCTTGCCAGCGGCAACATCCCCGGCCCCAACGCCGAGCTTTCCATGGCCCTGCGCGTACCGGGCATGCTCAAGCTGGCCCTGTGCACGGCCTACGGCGCGCTGATGCGCACAGAAAGCCGTGGCGCGCACGCTCGCGAGGATTACCCCGAGCGCAACGACAAGGAATGGCTCAACCGCACCCTGGCCTACTGGAAGGAAGGCGACACCCTGCCCACCCTCAAGTACGAACCGGCAACGCCGTTCTATATTCTGCCCCCCGGCGACCGTGGATACGGCGGCGGCAAGATCATAACCGCCGACATCAGCCCGGAAAAAATCGTACCGTACGCACAACAGGGGTAA
- a CDS encoding fumarate reductase iron-sulfur subunit produces MGRNLTFEIFRYNPLDPLSHPHMQTFQLEEHNSMTLFIALNMIRETQDASLQFDFCCRAGICGSCGMVINGRPGLACHTQTSDLPSHITLHPLPVFKLLGDLSVDTGTWFRNVGAKIESWIHTTKEFDPRAQEERMGNELATQIFELDRCIECGCCVAACGTARMREDFIGATAINRMARFYIDPRDNRTPADYYELIGDDSGVFGCMGLLACDNVCPKQLPLQDQLGIMRRMVTMESVRGILPEFIRNKLQGCGCGCSK; encoded by the coding sequence ATGGGACGCAATCTGACGTTTGAAATATTCCGTTACAATCCGCTGGATCCGCTCTCGCATCCCCATATGCAGACATTCCAGCTTGAAGAACACAACAGCATGACGCTGTTTATCGCGCTGAACATGATCCGCGAAACGCAGGACGCCTCCTTGCAATTCGACTTTTGCTGCCGCGCCGGCATCTGCGGTTCGTGCGGCATGGTCATCAACGGGCGGCCCGGCCTGGCCTGCCACACGCAGACAAGCGACCTGCCAAGCCACATTACCCTGCATCCCCTGCCGGTGTTCAAGCTCCTGGGCGACCTTTCGGTGGATACGGGCACGTGGTTTCGCAATGTGGGAGCCAAGATCGAATCGTGGATACACACCACCAAGGAGTTTGACCCCAGGGCGCAGGAAGAGCGCATGGGCAACGAACTGGCCACCCAGATATTCGAACTTGACCGCTGCATTGAATGCGGCTGCTGCGTGGCGGCCTGCGGCACGGCCCGCATGCGCGAAGACTTTATCGGCGCAACGGCCATCAACCGCATGGCGCGCTTCTACATTGACCCGCGCGACAACCGCACCCCTGCGGACTATTATGAACTGATCGGCGATGATAGCGGCGTATTTGGCTGCATGGGCCTGCTGGCCTGCGACAACGTCTGCCCCAAGCAACTGCCGCTCCAGGATCAACTGGGCATCATGCGCCGCATGGTGACAATGGAATCTGTGCGCGGTATTTTGCCCGAGTTTATACGCAACAAATTGCAGGGCTGTGGATGCGGCTGTTCCAAATAA